The DNA window GGGACGATCGGCGTCCGGGTCTTCAGCGCGAGCCGCATGAACCCCCGCCCGAAGGGCTTGAGCCGGTAGCGCTCGTCGAAGGTTTTGCCGCTGCCCGCGACGCCTTCCGGGAAGACGAGGATGGCCTGGTCGTCCTCGAGAAGGTTCACGCAGTTGACGGGATCCCCGAGGACGGCGCCGGAGCGGGTCAGGATCTCGTTCACGTAGGGGAGCTTGGGGAACCAGCGCTCGATCATCGCGCGCACGAGCCGCGGCCTCCCGGCGCGCAGCAGGCAGGCGACGGCGATGACGATGCCGTCGAGCGGGAGCTGCCCGGCGTGGTTCGGCACGAGCAGGACACGCCCCTCGGGGATGCGGTCGATGCCGTGGACCTCGGTGCGGAAGTAGTCGTGGATGCGCCGGGCGAGCACGTAGTAGCGCGCGGCCTCCCTCGGGCAGAAGCCCCAGGCGTCGAAGCCGAGCGGGTTGACCAGGTTCGGCAGCGACGAGAGGGCGCGCTCGATCTCGGGATCCGAGAGGCGAAAGAAGAAGTCGTCGCTCGGCGTGGTCACGCCGGGAGGTGGCTGCATCGTGGGAGCATACGAATCATGCGATCGTCTGCAACGATCGAGCAATCAATCGAGCGCTCGGTAGTGGATGGTGTACCGCTGCCCATCGATCCGCACGCCACCAGACACCCAGTGCAGTTTGCCACCGAGGTCGAGCACCTCCCACCCGACGGGGCTCCCGACGCCGATGCAGGCGTTCTTGTTGCCCGCCGCGCACCCGAAGCCCGTGGCGATCATGGCGTGGATCAGGCGTCCCTCCGGGTTGAAGAAGCCGATGAACGCGCCCTGCGGCACGTGCTGCATGTCGGTGCGGTGGTTGACCGCCGGGTCGGAGGTGCTGACGACATGCGAGAAGCTGGCCGAGGTGATGGATCCCGGATCGGCCGCGCCGGCCTTCTTCATGCACATCACCACGGCGTCCCAGCACATGGCGCCGGAGAAGGACATGAAGTCGGTGCTGTTGAAGCCGAGCGTGGCAGCGTCTCGCGCGATCTGTGCAGCTACGTGTCCGATCATGACCATCTCCTTTGAGGCCCCCGCGCGGTGCGCGTTCGGCGAGCCAGGTTGCAGGTTGGGGAGCAGCGCGCGGCCCGTGGGGCGGCGAGAGGCTGCGGGGCGGTGTTGCTCTGGACCAAAGCACTCCGCGTGCCAGCACGCTCGAAGCGCCGATCCCGCAGGAAACAAGGTGGCTCGACGGCCCACGCGGAGCTGGAGACCACGCTGGCGGATCTTGCAGATCGCCCTCTGGCGATCCCTAGGATCACCCCTCCCGGGCGTCGAGAACCACCGCAGCGCTCGCCCTGACGGTCGCGACCACAAAGCTGGAGCGAGTGCCACCATGACTGGACGAACGCGGCTCCACAGTGGCCCATCCGTTCCACTCCTGCTGGACGAGCTGCGCGACGGAGGTGCTCGAAACGCCGGATGGCTGGCAACCGGCAGGATGACATCGTGACCGGATGCCGGCGGTGGACTTCCGGCATCCGGACCGGACGCGATCCTGGACACCGACGCGCCCGGACGACACCTGTTCCCGGAAACAGGGTGCCGTCATCGCGCTCCCGGCTCCCGGTCGCGGTGCGAACCCAGGGGCGGCAGGCGACCTCCGGCATCAGGTGAAGGGCGTGACCAGGTCCCTGACTGCCAGCAACGGGGACATGTTCGCGAAAACGACCACCGTCGGCCGTTGACGGGACCCGGGCACGCGCGAGACAAAGGCCCCGTCGGCGGCCGACGACACCACGTCACGCGCGTGACCAGGTCCCGTCGGCCGCTGACGACACCCGGAACGCTGGCAGGTGGCAGATTCCTCGAAATCGCCCGAGAAGACCCTGAAAGCGCCCACCCCCCCGGCGCCCTCTGCAAGGCTCACCGGACGGGACACGACCATGCCCACGAGCCCCTCCTACCGCTCTGCCCCGCTCTTCCCCTCGCTCGGAGAGGGATTCTTCGATCCCGTCGAGGCCGCCAGGTTCCCCGAGCGGATCCTCCGGTTCCGGAACCAGCGCTGGGCCGAGCGGGTGGGCCTCGGGTCGCTCGACGCCGAGGCCTGGGAGGCGCACTTCGCCCGCTTCGAGCCGCTGCCGGGGAACCTCGACCGCCCGCTCGCCCTCCGCTACCACGGCCACCAGTTCGGCACGTACAACGCGCGCCTCGGGGACGGCCGCGGCTTCCTGTTCGCGCAGCTCCGCGACGCCGGCCGAGGTCCCGACGATCCCGAGAAGGGCCGCTTGCTCGACCTCGGGACCAAGGGCAGCGGTCAGACGCCGTGGTCGCGTGGCGGAGACGGGCGCCTGACGCTCAAGGGGGGCGTGCGCGAGGTGCTGGCCACCGAGATGCTGGAAGCGCTCGGCGTCTCCACCTCGAAGACGTTCAGCCTCTTCGAGACCGGCGAGTCGCTGTTTCGTGGCGACGAGCCCTCGCCCACCCGCTCGTCGGTGCTCGTCCGGCTGAACCACAGCCACATCCGGTTCGGCAGCTTCCAGCGCCACGCCCACCTGGGGCACAAGGACCGGCTGGACGCGCTGCTCCAGTTCTCCGTCG is part of the Chondromyces crocatus genome and encodes:
- a CDS encoding lysophospholipid acyltransferase family protein encodes the protein MQPPPGVTTPSDDFFFRLSDPEIERALSSLPNLVNPLGFDAWGFCPREAARYYVLARRIHDYFRTEVHGIDRIPEGRVLLVPNHAGQLPLDGIVIAVACLLRAGRPRLVRAMIERWFPKLPYVNEILTRSGAVLGDPVNCVNLLEDDQAILVFPEGVAGSGKTFDERYRLKPFGRGFMRLALKTRTPIVPVAVIGSEESIPSVHNLASIAKVLGMPYLPVSPFLPLLGLFAYFPLPVRFSVYFGEPMSFDGPWDDEDARIESRVAEVQARVQTLVDDGLAARRSVF